CCAATCTGGGGCTGTAAGCGGTACCTTTCCAGGCGTGCATCTGGTGAGGTTGCAACGATCTGCGGGTGCTCTGCCAATGCCAATGCCAATGCCAATGCGAACTTGTTGAAAATGCCCATCATCGCCCCGCAGGCCGTGCCTGGGAGAGGAACATCCGGGCCTGTAACAAAGCTGTAGGAAGTAGGTAGTAGTAGTAGGTAGCAGCTGGTGGTGTAGCTGTACCGTGGATGGCTACTCGCAGCATCTCGATGAGCAGAGTACTATAAAGAGAGAGTCCCGTGGTCAGTCAGACGTGGTGTTTGCTCCCTTCCATGTTTCTGCCGTGCTCTGCCGACTCTCTCTGTCCGTGGGAatgtcttcttcatcatcccgGTCCTTTGGTATTTCGACGTCTTGAGATGCGCTTGGGCCGTGGGGTAGATTGGGTGGGGAAAGGGCTCGAGAGGAACAGAATTGGCGGCGGGGAGATCAAGGGTCTAAGCGCCCTCTCTTCTGATTGGCTCCAAAACCCTGCCCTGCAAGACCAATCACGGCTGCTATCACCCTCGCTGACAAGGATGCCATTGATGCTATCATCCCTCCCGCCTTTGATCTTTCGATACGTCCTGCGTTATTATCCTATTGTTCTGTCCTCGAGTCGAGCACGCTCTCAGAACAATGGGCCAGTCAGATCCCCAAGCCATGAACACTGGCGACCCCGGCTTCCTGGTTGAAGACTGTCGGAGCCGAGCTTCGCGTGCAGCTGTTGCAGAAAAGGTTGGCGTCGGTTTATGGAGTTCCTTTCTGAGATATAATTTCAGCAGCCCAGCTGACGACTCTGGTTCCATCCGATCCTTTCCACTCAGATCACACAAAGATGCCATGGCATCGACCTCGGAGATTCTCTCAAACACTAGGGACTATCCGAAGCGTCTTTCCCTGATTTTCCACCGTCTAGTCATGATCTAGCGGGCTGGGCCGGTCTGACAACGGTTGGCCGTGACTCCATATCAGAGCAGACCGTCCTTTTGCAGGACCTAATGCGGTGAAGCCTGAACTAATCCATTAATGAGGCTGCTCGAATATCTGGTGCTGGGTGTGTACAGATTCTGAAACCCCCAAACCTCAAACACAGGTTGAAGCTCTTCGGACCTGGACTTTGTGTTTTATTACACACGaaccccaccatcagcaaACGACGTGCAGGTCCGTTCACACTTTACCTGAGATTTCCAGCTTCCAGATTTCTTAGCATTGCGGAAGAGCTCgtggtttggttttgtgggtgggaggggaccTGTCAATGCATCCCCACCGTCTTTACAAATCACCCGATGGTGCCCAGTCACCCAGTCTTGCACTCTTTGCGCCCACAGCGGCCAACGGCCTTGCATAAGAGAGGCCCCGATTCGCCTCAAGGCCTCTGCTTTTGGCATGGAGACCACCATTCGAGGTGATCGACAGAACCCCTATGAGATTGCTCGCTTTGACAGTCGATGGTCTCATCATGCACCACTGcgtgttgtgtgtgtgctaTGCCTCTCTTGAAGGAGCTGACAATACTACCCAGGCACCACACCTAACCCTCGACGACATCTGGCTGCGACCACGCAACCACAAGGGCGATGAAACCCCCAACCAGCGGCCTACATAGGTACGGGGGGGGGTTACCCGGAACAGTCGGGTCCTAGGTGGAGAGACGAACCCAATGGAGCTATCAGTTGAGCTTCTGCTGTGCCTTCTGGCCGAAATGCAATGCATCGCGATACCATGTGCAGAATGTAGTGTAGTTTAGACCGTTCTACCCCGCGACCGGAATCTGTGGCCTGGCTGCAAGGTAACGATTTGACACGGGCGGTCCACGCCCAGCTGTTCTCTTATTCCCTCGGGGAATGACGGCCGTGCTGCCTCCCAGCTCTGTATATCGTCTGTGTCGCTGTGACTCTCTGGTGTTGGCCGCTCTTAGACCTTCCACGCTCGTGCGTGGCCTATCTAGCGGGCCGCTGCGTACCTGACATGGTCGTGTATGCTGTCCCACCCGAAGCTTTAAAGTGCGTGCAGGTCCTTCCAGGAACACAGAGGCGAACAGACGAACCAATGCGTGAGCTAGCTCCCGTTGGTTCACCGTCCTGCTGGAAGCCCCCCCGCGGGGCGACTCGTGCTGCTTGCTGAGACACCACGAGCACGAGAAAAAAGGGCTTGGGTTCGGCGTTGGTTGTTGCGTAACGCTGCCACATTCAACATCCAACACCAGTGGCTTTTTGTCCCCATTGCTTATTATCCGGCTGGGGTGGCCGGCATCCTCCGTTGTCTTGAAATTTGATGTCCAAGTCGGGATGATCAGATAGAGTAGCTATCAGTGCTTTGTAAGAAGAATGATACACACCTACATCCAATTAATTTCCCTTTACATGACTACTGCAGTCTGATCAACTCGGAGGTATTTGATAGCTGCAAGGAGCTGCTCGTCGATGATAGGTAATCATAGTGGCCGTTTTAAACTTTTTGGCTTAACAACCGAGACTGATATTCAAAAGTGTCCAAGCGggaagggaagagagagctttgaccacctccccactTCATCGCGGGGCAGCAGATGGGTTCCACTTAGTTCCAGGTCTTGCCACAAGGGTCTCTTTTCGACTTGATGCTCCCAGATATCAATCATATTGAATATTGAATTGGCAGACGGATGGGAATGAGACACAGAGCTGCGGCTCACAGGCCTTGTCGTGACATTGCGTATCGCAATTTTACTCGAATGCACGAAATGCAAATCCCATCGCGGCATGGCCACTACGACAACCGCAACCACACAACGTCGTGATCGCTTGGTGTCCAGGCTTTGTCATCATGGCTCCCGGACTCGAAACTCTCGAGTTGCTCAACGTGAGTTATGCCTCCCGTCATTGGCTTTTGCATCTGTCTCTTGACTGCCAGATCTCGCAGCATAATTGTGCATTGCCCTACACACCGACAGGTGTATGGGCTACAGATGCCTATGCACCCCTCACCTCGATCCCGATCCAACAGGAGTTCTCGTTGACCCCTGCCTCGACAATGGGATTGTGACGAGCTCTCATCACGAGTTCGTTTCGATATtagcagccaccacccaccacatcTCTGATCAAAATGTTTGCCCGTTTTGATTCAGGCACAGCAGACCAGTTCAAGCTGGCTTCACCGCTCGTCTGTCTCACCTTTCTGGCCCCTCTGAGTAGATGCGTAATGGGTGCAGCTCCCCGCGAAACAGTCCCGACGGCGTGAGACAACTCTCGCTCTGGCCTTCGTCTCCGAGacctgcttgctgctggtcGCCGCCGACAACGCCGCCGAAACGCCTCCAGCTGCTGGCCTTCGAGAAACCCTAGCGAAAAGCAGTTTGTGGCATACAACGTCTTTTTCATTGGCCGCGTCCTTGCCACACCATGCCGGAGCATCACACCCTCCTTTCTCACTGGCAAAAGCTTCTTAGCCTGCCAAGTCTGGTGACAAGAAGGTCGTCACACTGGCGCGCTTGATCACGGGCTTGCTGCGATTCTCGCTTTTTTTGGGATATCAGCATCTTGAAGGATTTCTCACTAGCCGGGAATAGTTACGACTTTGGTCTCAGGGAACAGTTTCTTACAGCTCATATTTTTCCCTTATGTCGCCGGCCCCGAGACATTGTCCCACAGCAAATGTCTCTTGCTCTTCCATATTTCCTTCTATCAGCGATCGTCGATCGTAGTGTAGAGATTCCATTTGCTTTCAAAAGGCCGTCGACGTCGACACAAGCGTGTCCCTACCAAAAAGCCAAGGATCATGGATCGGGTAAGACATCTCCTAAAATGCTTGTCAACAAGGGCAAGCGAGCGGCGCCGGGTGCTTTTTGCGGGCGGACGGACGGGATGCTCGAGGGCCCTTGTCCGATGATGATCTCCCCCGCCGTCGTCCGCTCTCCCGCCTGTGCCGCCGATGAGATGTAATCCCTGTTCATATAACTCTTTTCAGGCCTGCTAGCCTCAAGAGCTGAACGAAAAAGCAGGACTGGAGGACACCAAGGGATTGCTTTCAAGTAAGGCCAACTTTGTCGCCAAACTTTATCATCACACCCCAAAAACTGGCTTGCCGATCACCAACTTTTTTTGCCTTGTTCGGCGTGCTGACCTGAGCCGTGACTTGACCAACAAGCGGGCCGtcaccttttttttgtttctgaaCCCTGGACTATCAATCACGCGCTAAGGGGGGTTGGCGAAGGGTTGAGGTCTCGGATCACATGGGACATCACATTTGCTATTTGCAATTCACACatggggggacggggatgaaAGTTCCTTGTTTTAAAATCTGACATTTGGCGTCGGTGAGGTGACGAACAGCCTTGTTATTGGGGTTTATTTTTGAGACTTGTCGTCAGTTTGAGAAGCGTGGCTTATATGGACGCTGGCTGTGGTTGATAGATAGCCTCGCCAGATAGCCTTACATGTTTTCTTTGTCGAGGCGATGGACTTTTAGGCGAGTATTGATGTTGACTACTCGAATCAGCTGCTTCCTACCTTACATTAATCGCCAATACTTTAGGTGTCTGTGCCCGCCGTTCGTGATAGAtatgagattgaggagggagcATGTAGACATcagttatatatatatatgccTTCCAAGCTAACAGGCAATGCGCTATAACACAGCCTTGATCAATCTCTGAAGAGTAAGCTTTCAAGTGAAATCTCCGAGCAATTCCCACTTGTCGTTGACATTTCACAGATGGGGTATATGATGTCCCTACTTAAACAAACGAATAGATGTGCAGCTCTCAAACTTTGACTCACATATGCCATCCTGATAAGAAGCTCCAGCCTCAGTTGAGTTTGGTATAAACGGAATGGTGCTATTATTTTCTCTTGTTCCTGCCGCGGTAAGGTAGGGAGGTTACCTTGGTCTTGGGCGTCAGAGAGGGACTTAAAACCCCCGTTTGCCTATTTTCTTCATATATTTGAACCGAGTATATAGCTTCAGGAATGCCATTCGCTGGCTGCTCCAAAACAGGTGTTTTCTTCATAATTTTGAGGCGCCCACTTTTGAGTGACTTGGTAATTAGCGTGAGTACGCAGAGAAGTAGAGAGAGAAAACGAGCTATGTTGGGATTACTTGAGAGCCAGTTACCCACCAACTTATGTCTCCGTAGCTTGGAGAGAACTGATACACTGTAACTTGGTCCCTTGTGTCTTCACTCCTCAGCAGACAACTCCCGTTCAGAAAAACACACCACCCAATCAATAAAGAcaaatctccctctcctccgccaccgtcTCAAACAGCTCCGCCAAAAGCTTGTTAGATCCCACAACATTTGGCGTGAACACACCCACACGATAGAAACCCGAGGAGCTACCGCCGCCCGGCACAGGATGCAACACCAAACCGGTCGGTTTATGCAAGACAGGTTcatcgccctcaccaacagGGCGACGACCGTCCACCTCGGTaccaccaacatcacagtaccccagcaaccccaaaCAACACGACGACCGCAGCAGCATCTCAAGAACACACTCTTCATACTCCCGCATGACACCAAACCGGTCTCCCACTTCAAAATCAAGAACAGGAGACGCAAAATCGACATTAACCAGACACACCGCCTGTCTGTCCCCACGTACTAGCAACTGAAAACTCGAGCGCAGGCTGCGATCTAACCTCACAGAACATATCGTCAGCGAAGCCGCCAAACCTGCCACTTCTACCACCCGGGTTCTGAGCAACAGATGCGGATGCCGTTGAATATAACCAAACGGGCTTTCCCCCAAAGGTTTCGTTCTCGCGTTCAGTATACTCACTGCTGGCTGAACGTTCCAGTAGTCTGGAGGGTTGGAGCAAAAGATATTCCAAGTTTTCCCCCGCGTCAGCTGGCTCCACGAGGGTatatgctgctgctgtgacaACCCGCGTAGTCTATTGAGAAGGCTCTGGAACCAAGCCCGAGGGGGTGCCATAACAGCACTGTCGATTGTCACACCATGGGAACAGCTCCAGATTTGCCAGAGCAGGCTTCGAGTGAGGTCTTGCTGCCAGTAACCAGCAATGTACTCTGGGTTCAACCTGATGGATGATGCTTGACTCGACGAGCTTTTTGCAAGATACCGATGATACACTGCTGCTAAACCCGAAATGGCGGGAAGAACATCGAGCGGGTTAGTGAAGGAGTCGGTCGACATTTCCCCATACTTCTGTATCAGGTACAGCCACATGTTAAGTAATTCAACTCGACTGCTTTGGTCATTCGGCCTCTTTAAGTGGAACGACGCTTCCCTTGCGAGTTGCTGTTGCATTATTGGACCTCCACCGCCATCTAGTGACAGCCGGTCCCCAGATATAGTGCAATAACCCTGCGGCACATCGGTCGAAGGGGGACAAGCAAACTGCAAATGATCCCTCCAAAAAAGAAGTTTGCGCTGAGACGAAACTCTTTCTTGGAATACCCAACCTCGATTTCGCCAAACATGGCCAAACCAACGAAGAGATCCGAAGATACGCAAGGGGTACATATGTTTCTCGATCATAATTTCCGTCCCTGCTATGTCAAGCCGTAGGCTGAAGTAGCCAGCGACCTCATTATTTGTCGACCGAAAGGGTATAGAGGCTTGGTACTGATGGGACTCCATCAGCCCATCAACACAGCTCTTTGAGGATGCAGCACATAATGTTATGTGTGCATTCCCGTAGACTTTGTGCATATCACCACATTGTTGTTCCCAGTCAGCTGTATCATCCTGCAGTATACAAAGCGCGTCCACCCAGAGATAGGGCAAGGCAAGCGCCCTGGTGACACGAACTGCATCTCTCACCGGAAGAGGCAATTTCTCAAGCTCAACCTTTTGAAGCCTGTATGCCAAAGTATCTTGCGTCAGTGTATGCTGTTGGCTTGCAATCTCTGGGGGGCCCCAGCAATAACTAAGTGCCGCGTACTGTGGCACTTGGTCCGAGGATGCAAAGACTCTCTCTCCTGAGACCAGTCTTGCTGGCTCAGCTCGCACATCAAGAAGTCGTTTGGGAACAAATCTCGGATCGGCGAGTGTATGGTTGTCTTCCTTTGGGAGCATGTCCTTGATCCGAGACAGCGACTGAGGGTCTCCAAATCGCTCTGGCAAGCGAAGATAGGCGGCAACAGGCTGGCTGTCTATCACTTTTTTAGCTGAGAATACTCAATACTCGTGGTCATACGCATAACGACCTTTGGCTGCTTCTGCCACCCACCTCATAAAGAAAGGCTCCCTGAACAACCCTAGCTCGGAGTGCCCTAACTGCTTGAATATGGTAACCCTCAGCTGAACGGCAAGCCGAATACAGTTCCTTCGACACCACGAGTAATATGCTCGGATTATGAGTAGTGAAGGGTCCAAACCATGGCGATCTTGGTCATTCTTTGAATCCGGACCTTCCCTGACACCTCGGAGCAAGTGGGCGTACTGAACCAAAAGCGCATCCCTTAACTTTTTGCAAAAATCACATTTGAAAGAAGAGTCCCTAAGAGTGGGTAGAGTCGGTAGAGTATCAGACAGGAAGTATGCCGTCGTGGCAAGCACATCGAATTCACCCTTACTGATGTCTGGGCCAACCCTGCACCACCCCATCCGGCCTGGTCGCGGTGCGAGTAGTTCATCAAGGTCCAACGCCAGCTTTGGGGAACGTTCCACGAACTCTTCTTTGAAGGTCAATAGACTGCATCTCGAGCAAATATGAGAGGGTTCGCGAGGTGGTGATTTGAGCGTTGGTGATCCAGGTCTGGAAGTCGTCATGGTGCATGTGCGCTCTTGAGTTTGCACAGTTGGTTAATGAACAGACTGGTAGATAGAGACAGAGCGATGATCGAAATATGGGCAACTTTGTAATAGAACCGTGGGCGGGATTACGAGAAGACTTTTAGGAGAATGTGGTTGAAAGAGAGGGCATCAGATTCCCAACGAGAAGCCAAGCTAATAGCGGCTTAGCCTACAGCCTCGCTCTGAGGGCACGCGCTGCCTGCTCACGTGGTTGCTCCTACCTAGTTTATTGACGTTCCGCCCGCCACTGCCATTAACTTCTGTAAATTCTCTACGAGGCAAGCACGGTAGAAGACCTTAAGCAGGAGCTACTCTCACTTCATCGATGTTACCTTCCAAGTTTGAAAGACACCTACAGGTAGGAGACGTGAATGCAATATCACCAGTCATGCCTAACACCATTGCCAGGGTGCCTTTCAATAGAAGCACTTCAAGTACAAAttgttctcctcggccgaTCTCATTTGCTGCTGTGGAGGATGGACTCCCTCATAGCACATACTGATATTTCAATCCGGAGGGAGATAACTCAGATTCACGCATCTCCATCACTCGGATCCGCCCTGGTAGATAACCATAGTTAGCATAATCCGTGCcccttctctctttctccctcaCAAACGCAGCATCTCAAAACACACGTAAACTCAAACTCCCATGGTACACGCCTTCCTTCCCCATGCAGCTGGCACCCAGCGACCTGCCTCAAGAACGACTGGCGGTTGACAGTCAACAGACTATCCATGATCTACTATATGATGCCGAATATCTTCAAGACTCTATTCAACtgcaaaaaagaaaaaaaaggtataGTCCTGatcaaaaacatacaacaccggggattccccagtgatcacccacctgagtactaaGCCAGCTGTGCGCAGCTTATCTAGGGGAGAGCGAACGGGATCCCGAGCTTTCTGCGCCATATGATCGTATGTGATTATTTGGGCAAGTACTTGACATCAACTACCATAGTCCAACAGGCTGGCCACAAGGAAAAGCCCAGTGCTATACCTTCCCACAATGTCTCCTCCCCTAccaaacctcacccccgcctctccatcaaccccccaaccctctccctcccacccaactcCCAATCATCCCaacacaaccccaaaacaaccGTATCCCTCcctttctccccctcctccgcccccctcggcacccccctcccattcccaacctttgtctcccccctcaaaaccatATgccacctcatcaccccctccctcctaaaccccaacctctcagCCGTCCTAACACTAGCTTCATTCATCGCGCTAGCCCTCCACtgcaccctcctcaaccctatccccccctcttcaGGCCCGTCAAGTGCGTAACGCAGCATCAACCCCACAGCATTAGTGGTAACATGTGTCCTCTGATACTGAGGTAAAATAACGATACATCCAATCTCAGTAGATAAATGCACAGGCGAGGTGTCCATGAAGGACATCATACCCGCTAgttcgccttcttcatcttccggggaggggggccgGGTTTTGTCGATGACGGCAAAAGTGAAGTACCCTTGTTgagggaaggaggttgtCTCGAGGAATTGGGTGATGAACTGGGACGTGGAGGTGTAGGGACCCAAGGGCATGTGGGCgtagagggaggggtgggtgatgatgtgggaTGTGAAGGTTGGGGCGTGGGTTGAGGCCTGGGATGGGGTTAGTGTAGGTTTGGTGAGCGGgagtaaaagaaaagggagaGACGAACAGAGAAAGGGACCAGTTTCACCCTGtcgttggagagggtgcggATGGGGAAGCAAAAGTTGTGGGGTTGAGACATGGCGATGGGGGGgattgctgttgctgtggtgtgttGAAGGTATGGCTATGTAGAGAGGAGATAGTTGTAGAGTTCTGCGTGGCTGATCGTCAGATCTTAAGGATGCACCACCGAGATGCCAACCCCTAGACAATTCCGGTGAGTGACTCACGGCTTATCTAGGAAGGCGTCCTCAGCTCTCCCCAAGACAATCCGGGGGGTGGCTGGTTTGGCTATGGGAGAGCGATGCGCAAGGCTGAAAGGAAAAGTCCAACCTTGTAAGCAGAATCAAGGCATTGTTCAGTAATCACGGTGCAAATTGAAACTCAAAAGTGTAAAGAATGACCAACCAACTTCCGTTGCGTTGTCGTTGTTAAGTGCTAACTACTGAAGCTATCTACTTGAAGAGTAATATGTACCACGAAGGGTgagaagccaaaaaaaaacttgaaAACAAACTAACTAATTGGGGGGTATCATCATATGCGCCTGCCTTATTCCTTCAAAACCAGCGAAGATAAAAACCAAAAACAGACTGATGGGGTATCTCAAAAACCATAAACCAACAAACATACCAGAGACCAATAACAAATGTCTCAGATAATACAAGATCCCCATCTCAAggtaataaaaaaaaactccaaGTGATGCTAGatgccgatgatgatgcaagGCGCTGATGATGTCGTGTACTGCGAAGCTCTGTGTAAAAATGCCCCTGAcaatttaaaaaaaaaaaaaaaaaacaaatccCAAACTTTTTTGTGTTCCCGAAAATGCCCAAAGTAAATGCTCGCTCGCTTGgtgaacaaaagaaaaaagtattatGTTTCGGATGGAAGCATAGGAGCTGATCCAAATCGAAACGCGGAAGAGAATGATAATAGCGAAAACGGATAGTGGCCGATCGCTAATTAGAAGGGATattggttgatgaagaagaaaaattTGTTGTGCGGAATGCGGGTGTCCAAAGTCCCCTCGGCGGGAACCCGTCCGCGCGATGCGATGGTGGTAGACAGAACCACAGGATGTGTGTTTTGTGCGACGGGACCAAAGAGGGTTGGTGATTGGTCGGCGGGAAGGAAATGTGTAAGTCCGGGTACACCTCGGGTGTTGGGTGTAGAGGGAAGGACGGGCCTCGGAAGAGACGGGTGGATTTCCCGACTCTGCCACACAAAAAAACCAAGAGCCCAAGACGGgccgttttttttttgccctTCGACGAAATCCTACTCGGATGGAGTCTGACCGCCGAGGGCCCGCGAAACGAGGGGAAAatcctgctgttgctgcctcGGCAGAACAGTCAAGCTCTTTGACCACGTTGCGTCACAAAATGATGGCGGTGACGATGAGATGTGAGTCAAAATCAGGAAGGCTGTTATCCAAGGTTAGCGGGCTGTTCCGGCTTGTGTCGGGTAGCGCACTttgataaaaaaaaacaaaagacttACCGGTTAAAGGAGGTTGCAATGGGACCGTTGACACCCAATACcccatatccaccacccacgccTCGGCACTGGGTTGGTAAGGCAAAATGCCTTGCAGTGAAAGCGACCTCTCTTCACTCGGAGATGGGAGTCATGGCAGTGAGCTTGCTGGActtgctcttcttggtgGCGCTAGCCCTGCGCTTGGCctgctgcttcctcttctccttctcggcgaggacgaggcgCATCACCTCGCGCTGGTAGGCCGCCCTCTCACGTTGCATCTCGAGGAGCTCGGTCTCGGTGGGGTACTGAGTGGGTGGTGACTGGATGGGAGAAGCACTGCCGTTGCTGGAAGAGTCGTCCTCGTACATGTCGCTGGCGCCAAGGAGGTCGTCGTCCGAGATGTATGACGAAACCCGTCCCTCATAAGAATCCTGCTCGCAGAAAGACTCCCGGCGCGGCCATGATGGGAAGGCACAGGTCGCGTCGAGTCCTCTGGTGGAAAATGGGCTGGCAGCGATATCCATGGGAGAGGCCATGGTGTGGTAGCTGCCATAGGGGCTGTAGGAGTGCGAGTAGGAGCTGCTCGTCGAGCTCGTTGATCCGTATGAGCCGTACATTGTGAGACTGTTTGATGTATGTGTCGTCGATGGTGACGTAGTAATAGTAGCTAGGCTGGAGTATATCAAGGTGGAGATGATCTTCGACTGATGTTTCTGTTTGCTGTTGGATGGTGAAGTTATCGTTGGAGCAGATCAGGATCCAGAGGGCCGGAgtgtgaggatggggggatcATGAGTCTTATATCTACCTCTCGTGGATGACCAGGCATGGGAGGGCGGATGCAAGGGTGGGTGTCCCAGGAAACAGGATACGTGGGGCAGATTGGGGACTGAGATTCCGTTTGGAGCGAAACAGGCATCTCGGGCAATGCTTGGATAGGAAAGACAAGTGACAAGTGACAAGgcaagggggtggtggcaggggGAGGCGGGTTGCGGCGCGCGAAGGTATCTCGGTACGTACCCAAGTACCCTCCGTTTTTTGGGCTCCAAAGACGGAGCTTGAGTGGGATGCTGCCGTCGGGATCGTCCCCGTGTGTGGGCACCCCATGATGAACACTAAATTAGCCTGCCTGGGGACCCTCGGTCGGGACAGCCACGGCCTCGAGATCCTGCCCAACCGCGGGCCTCCCCCACGCGCATGGACAAACACTACACACCCGCGCTGCCGCTACACCTGCACGCAAACTTGCGGTGTCGACTGTATCTTGACcgctttggcttttttgcTCTTCggctcccacctcccctccgtTTTGTATCTGTCATCATGCTGAATGAATCATCGCCGCCGGCTTACACAGCCcttttgtttgtttccaGCTCCGAGTCGAACCCTCTATGATTTACGAGATACCACCTCGGCCGGTTGTATTTGTAAGATCGTGATACTCAGTTTCTCATTACGGGGGGCTCAGCCGACCGGAgcccaaaagaaacaaaatcCATCTGTCATCAAACGAGCCGGTTCCAAAATCCAAAGGGCCGGTTATTCGCAAGGGCCTCACCCTGTCCGGACGAGCTCCCCGGGACAGAGCTGCCAGGGTTAGAGAAGTTTTTTCACCTTCTGGCGTCGCGCTCGCGCCTCGG
The window above is part of the Podospora bellae-mahoneyi strain CBS 112042 chromosome 3, whole genome shotgun sequence genome. Proteins encoded here:
- a CDS encoding hypothetical protein (EggNog:ENOG503P4EV; COG:S), with translation MTTSRPGSPTLKSPPREPSHICSRCSLLTFKEEFVERSPKLALDLDELLAPRPGRMGWCRVGPDISKGEFDVLATTAYFLSDTLPTLPTLRDSSFKCDFCKKLRDALLVQYAHLLRGVREGPDSKNDQDRHGLDPSLLIIRAYYSWCRRNCIRLAVQLRVTIFKQLGHSELGLFREPFFMRWVAEAAKDSQPVAAYLRLPERFGDPQSLSRIKDMLPKEDNHTLADPRFVPKRLLDVRAEPARLVSGERVFASSDQVPQYAALSYCWGPPEIASQQHTLTQDTLAYRLQKVELEKLPLPVRDAVRVTRALALPYLWVDALCILQDDTADWEQQCGDMHKVYGNAHITLCAASSKSCVDGLMESHQYQASIPFRSTNNEVAGYFSLRLDIAGTEIMIEKHMYPLRIFGSLRWFGHVWRNRGWVFQERVSSQRKLLFWRDHLQFACPPSTDVPQGYCTISGDRLSLDGGGGPIMQQQLAREASFHLKRPNDQSSRVELLNMWLYLIQKYGEMSTDSFTNPLDVLPAISGLAAVYHRYLAKSSSSQASSIRLNPEYIAGYWQQDLTRSLLWQIWSCSHGVTIDSAVMAPPRAWFQSLLNRLRGLSQQQHIPSWSQLTRGKTWNIFCSNPPDYWNVQPAVSILNARTKPLGESPFGYIQRHPHLLLRTRVVEVAGLAASLTICSVRLDRSLRSSFQLLVRGDRQAVCLVNVDFASPVLDFEVGDRFGVMREYEECVLEMLLRSSCCLGLLGYCDVGGTEVDGRRPVGEGDEPVLHKPTGLVLHPVPGGGSSSGFYRVGVFTPNVVGSNKLLAELFETVAEEREICLY
- a CDS encoding hypothetical protein (COG:H; EggNog:ENOG503P6BX) — its product is MSQPHNFCFPIRTLSNDRVKLVPFSASTHAPTFTSHIITHPSLYAHMPLGPYTSTSQFITQFLETTSFPQQGYFTFAVIDKTRPPSPEDEEGELAGMMSFMDTSPVHLSTEIGCIVILPQYQRTHVTTNAVGLMLRYALDGPEEGGIGLRRVQWRASAMNEASVRTAERLGFRREGVMRWHMVLRGETKVGNGRGVPRGAEEGEKGRDTVVLGLCWDDWELGGRERVGGLMERRG
- a CDS encoding hypothetical protein (EggNog:ENOG503P8AX); the encoded protein is MYGSYGSTSSTSSSYSHSYSPYGSYHTMASPMDIAASPFSTRGLDATCAFPSWPRRESFCEQDSYEGRVSSYISDDDLLGASDMYEDDSSSNGSASPIQSPPTQYPTETELLEMQRERAAYQREVMRLVLAEKEKRKQQAKRRASATKKSKSSKLTAMTPISDAEAWVVDMGYWVSTVPLQPPLTAFLILTHISSSPPSFCDATWSKSLTVLPRQQQQDFPLVSRALGGQTPSE